One window of Siniperca chuatsi isolate FFG_IHB_CAS linkage group LG19, ASM2008510v1, whole genome shotgun sequence genomic DNA carries:
- the emc9 gene encoding ER membrane protein complex subunit 9, with amino-acid sequence MGEVELSCRAYVKMYLHSCLFPRCSINGLLLSSTSAGGAVCVTDCVPLLHSHLSLAPITQLALTQVDVWCSQTQQRIVGYYQSNACVSDSSPTPCALKIADKIAEQFDNAVMLMLDGSKMSPDFRVPPIVMYERKDSRWMLKDKHTIMLRQWEETQAIASQMLESGDHTLLVDFDSHLDDITKDWTNQKLNTKIAELASPANGSM; translated from the exons ATGGGCGAGGTGGAGCTGTCCTGTCGCGCTTATGTGAAGATGTACCTGCACTCCTGCCTGTTTCCGCGGTGCAGCATCAACGGGCTGCTGTTGTCGTCCACTTCGGCAGGCggcgctgtgtgtgtgacagactgTGTACCGCTGCTTCACTCCCACCTGTCCCTAGCTCCCATCACTCAGCTGGCCCTCACACAG GTGGATGTGTGGTGTTCACAGACTCAGCAGAGGATAGTGGGATACTATCAATCCAACGCCTGCGTATCAGATAGTAG CCCGACACCGTGTGCACTGAAGATAGCCGATAAGATTGCTGAGCAGTTTGACAACGCAGTTATGTTAATG CTTGATGGCAGTAAGATGTCTCCAGACTTTCGGGTTCCTCCCATCGTGATGTACGAACGCAAAGATTCAAGATGGATGCTCAAAGACAAACACAC GATAATGCTGAGACAGTGGGAGGAGACTCAGGCGATAGCCAGTCAGATGCTGGAGTCGGGCGATCACACACTATTGGTGGATTTTGACAGCCACTTGGACGACATAACAAAGGACTGGACCAATCAGAAACTTAACACCAAGATAGCAGAGCTCGCCTCGCCGGCCAACGGGAGCATGTAG
- the irf9 gene encoding interferon regulatory factor 9 produces the protein MAAGRMRSTRRLRSWIVEQVSSGKYPGLMWDDDAKTMFRIPWKHAGKQDFRKDEDAAIFKAWAEFKGKLTDGGQDNPASWKTRLRCALNKSPEFKEVMERAQLDISEPYKVYRLVPISEQGVLVPEKKCKVKATKRPKRRRSESESDDASQVKQIKAEEVTSQLCVEETLLLGDTTPQTEEPAQYTTTIQRDVVDEIQLDVRIEESVSAPAEVQDSFSVAVHYLGQEVHTRQIQGTDVRIMYMPRSLVPPIPAALKSRFPRIPLPEPPSTLPAGPELQALFTLLPFMEKGVVLTSTPQGVYGKRFCQGRVFWTGPHTTTPGMHKMERNMEPVMLFSKDTFKQQLEHFRSNGGEPPQFSFTLCFGEELSNTEDPSRKLIIVQITLPWAEQQVQNAQSIFESISILQSLASQSPLGEITLNLVTVPSQLSETITCGSI, from the exons ATGGCCGCAGGGAGAATGCGCTCCACTCGCAGATTGCGCTCCTGGATCGtcgagcag GTCAGCAGTGGGAAATACCCGGGGCTGATGTGGGACGACGACGCTAAAACCATGTTCCGCATCCCGTGGAAACACGCGGGGAAACAGGACTTTCGTAAAGACGAGGACGCCGCCATCTTCAAG GCGTGGGCAGAGTTCAAAGGTAAGCTGACGGATGGGGGTCAAGACAACCCGGCCTCGTGGAAGACCCGTCTGCGCTGTGCCCTTAACAAGAGCCCGGAGTTTAAGGAGGTGATGGAGCGAGCCCAGCTGGACATCTCCGAGCCCTACAAGGTCTACCGCCTCGTCCCCATCAGCGAGCAGG GTGTGCTGGTTCCTGAAAAGAAATGCAAAGTAAAAGCCACCAAGAGGCcgaaaaggaggaggagtgaatCGGAGAGCGACGATGCCTCTCAGGTCAAGCAGATAAAGGCGGAAGAGGTGACCTCACAGCTG TGTGTTGAAGAGACTCTGCTGCTGGGTGACACCACCCCCCAGACAGAAGAACCCGCTCAGTACACCACCACCATACAAAGAGACG tggtTGATGAGATCCAATTGGACGTTCGGATCGAGGAGAGCGTCTCTGCGCCGGCAGAAG tCCAGGACTCCTTCAGTGTGGCGGTTCATTATTTAGGGCAGGAGGTTCACACACGTCAAATCCAGGGCACTGATGTCAGGATAATGTACATGCCTCGCTCTCTCGTTCCCCCGATACCGGCCGCCCTGAAAAGCAGGTTTCCACGCATTCCGCTGCCGGAGCCGCCCTCCACGCTTCCGGCCGGCCCAGAGCTGCAGGCCCTGTTCACTCTGCTGCCCTTCATGGAGAAAGGGGTGGTGCTCACCTCCACGCCGCAAGGAGTTTACGGCAAACGGTTCTGCCAAGGGCGGGTCTTCTGGACGGGACCGCACACGACCACCCCGGGGATGCACAAGATGGAGAGAAACATGGAGCCGGTGATGCTCTTCAGTAAAGACACCTTCAAGCAAC AACTGGAACACTTCCGTTCAAACGGCGGCGAGCCTCCTCAGTTCAGCTTCACTCTCTGTTTTGGAGAAGAGCTGAGTAACACTGAAGACCCATCCAGAAAACTCATTATTGTTCAG ATCACTTTACCGTGGGCGGAGCAGCAGGTCCAGAACGCTCAGTCCATCTTCGAGTCCATCAGCATCCTCCAGTCTCTGGCCAGTCAGTCCCCACTGGGAGAAATAACTCTAAACCTGGTCACCGTGCCGTCACAGTTGTCGGAGACCATCACCTGTGGGTCCATCTGA